From Candidatus Woesearchaeota archaeon, the proteins below share one genomic window:
- a CDS encoding 50S ribosomal protein L11 methyltransferase, protein MITMDYHTHNSHYNPVVYDLKPLFRAAGIIPPEPGCVTLYDRMEIPEENPYDEWITLGLATLRKLGEQEFSPQRVADVGTGNGILALGMAYLFKPTTIYLTDIIEEVLEPSRQNIMMNSIPLLDQGYVPDLVLSMGRDAEPLPDYGLDLVTFSPPPLMVDDAHALEHGLARTTLIERDYYARYAQGEDDPLLKWSVLPWYCFLTAVKQKLTAHGKIVGLYSGRIPFPVIAEAHARANLALDVAYSIVKKQQDPLYLQHYAQYEATFLHGDTFDFYHYQKAHSLMEAQQLPMPGISTKTDAELKEILRPARISAREAYAQAQQGKPVAHIGHALVSSR, encoded by the coding sequence GTGATTACAATGGATTATCACACCCACAACTCGCATTACAACCCTGTAGTCTATGACCTTAAACCTTTATTTAGAGCTGCTGGTATTATTCCTCCAGAACCTGGATGTGTAACATTATATGATCGTATGGAGATTCCAGAGGAAAATCCTTATGATGAGTGGATTACCCTCGGACTCGCAACCTTACGAAAACTCGGTGAGCAAGAATTTTCTCCACAGCGAGTTGCCGATGTAGGAACAGGTAATGGTATCCTTGCTCTCGGAATGGCATATCTGTTTAAGCCAACAACTATTTATCTGACTGATATTATTGAAGAGGTTTTAGAGCCAAGCAGACAAAATATTATGATGAATAGCATCCCTCTTCTTGATCAAGGTTATGTACCCGATCTTGTCCTTTCCATGGGAAGAGATGCTGAGCCACTTCCAGATTATGGCCTTGATCTGGTGACGTTTAGCCCACCACCGTTGATGGTTGATGATGCCCATGCTCTTGAACATGGTCTTGCTCGGACTACCTTAATTGAACGTGACTATTATGCACGATATGCACAAGGAGAGGATGATCCCCTCCTGAAATGGTCAGTGCTTCCGTGGTATTGTTTTCTAACAGCGGTGAAACAGAAGTTAACAGCTCATGGAAAAATTGTTGGCCTTTATTCAGGCCGCATTCCTTTTCCGGTTATTGCTGAAGCACATGCACGAGCAAACTTGGCGCTTGACGTTGCCTATTCCATTGTTAAGAAACAACAGGATCCTCTTTATTTACAGCACTACGCCCAGTATGAAGCAACATTTCTTCACGGAGATACTTTTGATTTTTATCATTATCAGAAAGCTCACTCATTAATGGAAGCACAGCAGTTACCAATGCCGGGGATTTCAACAAAAACAGATGCGGAATTAAAAGAAATACTTAGACCAGCACGAATTTCTGCTCGAGAAGCGTATGCACAAGCCCAACAAGGAAAGCCTGTCGCGCATATAGGTCATGCTTTGGTTAGCAGTAGATAA
- a CDS encoding DUF4013 domain-containing protein: MDVEHAIHRPFSDAKKLGIGVLLSVIPLVNIITSIFVSGYLFYCAQTAMKKKKPLPEWKDWGDLAVKGILVFLIWIIYMLPLVVVAIILLGSTLLKIGSMMVSPAQEAMPMVAQVLGTIGFALVFLILLLLLTFYIIPAAILRFVAYGNWKSAFAIPEVFKEAFTGTYASAWFMAAFITLVLGVINGLLNFALMITMVLPFVVTAFISTVSGIITMTLFGQAYAEIKKR; the protein is encoded by the coding sequence ATGGATGTAGAGCATGCCATTCACCGACCATTTTCTGATGCAAAAAAACTGGGTATTGGTGTCCTTCTTTCGGTGATTCCTCTTGTCAATATCATTACGAGCATCTTTGTTTCAGGATACCTCTTCTATTGTGCACAAACAGCCATGAAAAAGAAAAAGCCACTCCCTGAATGGAAAGATTGGGGTGATTTAGCTGTTAAGGGTATTCTTGTCTTCTTGATATGGATAATCTACATGCTACCCTTAGTTGTTGTTGCGATTATCCTGCTTGGATCTACCCTTCTAAAAATAGGTAGTATGATGGTTTCTCCAGCACAGGAGGCAATGCCCATGGTTGCGCAGGTACTGGGAACAATTGGTTTTGCTCTTGTCTTCCTTATCCTTCTCTTGCTGCTCACGTTCTATATAATACCTGCTGCTATTCTTCGTTTCGTTGCATACGGAAATTGGAAAAGTGCTTTTGCTATTCCCGAAGTCTTTAAAGAAGCATTTACCGGAACCTATGCTAGCGCATGGTTCATGGCAGCATTCATCACCCTTGTGTTAGGAGTCATCAATGGGTTGCTCAATTTCGCACTGATGATAACCATGGTTTTGCCCTTTGTTGTTACTGCTTTTATCAGTACAGTAAGTGGTATTATCACCATGACCTTATTCGGACAGGCATACGCAGAAATAAAAAAACGCTAA
- a CDS encoding DEAD/DEAH box helicase: MNHMKFTTLQTVLPPALYCILEKEVQELRPAQAKAIDAGLLNGKNLLVCTPTASGKTLIAELAMMTTLLQHKGKVLYLVPLKALASEKYKQFQARYQALVRIALSIADLDARDGYLHTYDLIVSVPEKIDSLLRHHTPWITEIKVIVIDEIHLLNDPSRGPTLELLITLLKQLIPKAQIIGLSATIGNPQELATWLEAKLVEDTWRPVPLKKGIYNQNKITFYPS, translated from the coding sequence ATGAATCACATGAAATTTACCACCCTTCAAACAGTACTTCCTCCTGCATTATACTGCATTTTGGAAAAAGAGGTTCAAGAGCTGAGACCTGCACAGGCCAAAGCAATTGATGCAGGGTTACTCAATGGAAAAAACCTTCTGGTGTGCACGCCAACAGCAAGTGGAAAGACGCTTATTGCAGAACTTGCCATGATGACGACATTACTCCAGCATAAGGGAAAAGTACTTTATTTAGTTCCCTTGAAAGCGCTGGCAAGCGAGAAGTACAAACAGTTTCAGGCACGATATCAAGCATTAGTAAGAATTGCACTTTCCATTGCAGATCTTGATGCGCGTGACGGTTATCTCCACACCTATGATTTGATTGTATCAGTTCCAGAAAAAATTGATTCGCTCTTGCGTCATCATACCCCTTGGATTACTGAGATTAAGGTCATTGTTATTGATGAGATCCATCTGTTAAATGATCCGAGTAGAGGACCAACCTTAGAGCTGTTAATAACCCTCTTGAAACAACTTATTCCCAAGGCACAGATTATCGGATTATCTGCGACCATAGGGAATCCTCAAGAATTAGCCACCTGGTTAGAAGCCAAACTTGTGGAAGATACCTGGCGACCAGTACCATTAAAGAAAGGCATCTACAACCAGAATAAAATTACCTTTTATCCATCGTAA
- a CDS encoding cation transporter: MRKTNRKKSAVKTKALRVPTGHPSQKGMRSIIIGIFVNGILAIIKGVAGFLGNSYALIADAIESSLDVLTSFIVWNGLKIASKPPDEDHPYGHGKAEPLTATIVALVLVGAAIIIAIQSIKEIITPHHAPAPFTLLVLAVVVITKEALFRFVQHVGNTVNSIAVKTDAWHHRSDALTSAAAFVGISVALIGGKGYESADDWAALLASFIIVYNAWKLLTPAIGELMDASPSSEINHEVRRVAKSVLGVVAIEKCFVRKIGFDYYVDLHVIVDGRISVSKGHAISHRVKDTLRHANERIANVLIHIEPNRKSWYGKP; the protein is encoded by the coding sequence ATGAGAAAGACTAATCGTAAAAAGAGTGCTGTTAAAACAAAAGCCCTTCGTGTGCCAACAGGACATCCTTCGCAGAAAGGGATGCGCTCGATAATTATTGGAATCTTTGTTAATGGAATTCTGGCAATCATCAAAGGAGTAGCAGGGTTCTTGGGTAATTCATATGCCTTGATTGCTGATGCTATCGAATCATCGTTAGATGTTTTGACGTCGTTTATTGTCTGGAATGGCCTTAAAATAGCGTCAAAGCCTCCTGATGAGGATCATCCGTATGGTCATGGAAAAGCAGAACCATTGACAGCAACCATTGTTGCTCTTGTGTTGGTGGGAGCTGCAATTATAATCGCTATCCAAAGCATCAAAGAAATAATCACGCCGCACCATGCTCCAGCTCCCTTTACTCTTCTGGTATTAGCTGTTGTTGTTATCACCAAAGAAGCGTTATTTCGTTTTGTTCAGCATGTTGGGAATACCGTAAATAGCATTGCAGTTAAGACCGATGCATGGCACCATCGAAGTGATGCTCTTACTTCTGCTGCTGCATTTGTGGGAATTTCGGTTGCGTTGATAGGCGGGAAGGGTTATGAAAGTGCCGATGATTGGGCTGCATTGTTGGCTTCATTTATTATTGTCTACAATGCATGGAAACTTCTGACGCCAGCGATTGGCGAATTAATGGACGCCTCTCCTTCTTCTGAAATAAATCACGAGGTACGAAGAGTCGCAAAATCTGTATTGGGTGTTGTTGCTATAGAAAAATGTTTTGTCCGTAAAATTGGTTTTGATTATTACGTTGATCTGCATGTGATTGTTGATGGGAGGATATCAGTCTCAAAAGGCCATGCAATCTCACACAGAGTTAAAGATACTCTTCGCCATGCAAATGAAAGAATTGCCAACGTGCTTATTCATATTGAACCAAACAGAAAGAGTTGGTACGGAAAACCATGA
- a CDS encoding arginase family protein, whose protein sequence is MYQIIKVANHLGAPHKGTDQGPDTIITSLGLKNVIEIDIPKENKRHRLGKYEKAKHLPEIKQINDALLKVIKKVVTQGDVPIILQGDDSSVIGVGYGIYQSLQEMQKVYEPFGVIYCDAHGDLNTPETTISGYLYGQGLTHLLGRGHPELLALNKHLPAVDPRHLIMIGQRNLDPGEMALIKEKKIAVFTPQKIHDSLSFIVRQITHMFKKQKITTVYIHFDQDVVDPLLSGASLCRESGGITDAEFYSFIEHIQQHFDIITLSIGNYLPSLDAQGKTLRIITKVLQLIMCSHKIR, encoded by the coding sequence ATGTACCAAATAATCAAGGTTGCAAATCATCTCGGTGCTCCACATAAGGGCACGGATCAAGGACCTGATACTATTATAACATCACTGGGATTGAAGAATGTCATTGAAATAGACATTCCAAAAGAAAATAAGAGACATCGCTTGGGAAAATATGAAAAAGCTAAGCATCTCCCAGAAATAAAACAGATCAATGATGCACTACTGAAGGTAATCAAAAAGGTCGTTACACAGGGAGATGTGCCTATTATTCTTCAAGGAGATGATTCTTCCGTAATTGGTGTTGGCTATGGGATCTATCAATCGCTCCAAGAAATGCAAAAAGTGTACGAGCCATTTGGGGTTATTTACTGTGATGCACACGGAGATCTGAACACTCCGGAAACAACCATAAGCGGCTATCTCTATGGGCAGGGACTAACCCATCTTCTCGGAAGAGGGCATCCTGAACTGTTGGCGTTGAATAAACATCTACCTGCAGTTGATCCTCGGCACCTTATTATGATTGGGCAGCGAAATCTTGATCCTGGTGAAATGGCATTGATTAAAGAGAAAAAGATAGCTGTCTTTACTCCCCAAAAGATTCATGATTCTCTTTCATTCATAGTACGGCAGATAACCCATATGTTCAAAAAGCAAAAAATAACAACCGTCTATATTCACTTTGATCAGGATGTTGTTGATCCTTTGTTGAGTGGTGCTTCTCTCTGCCGAGAGTCAGGCGGCATTACCGATGCAGAGTTTTATTCCTTTATAGAACATATCCAACAGCATTTTGATATCATTACATTGAGCATAGGAAACTATCTTCCTTCTCTTGATGCACAGGGAAAGACTTTAAGGATTATCACAAAAGTATTACAGCTAATCATGTGTTCTCACAAAATAAGATAA
- a CDS encoding carbamoyl transferase encodes MLILGVNAVYHESAACLINNGKIIAAIEEERLNRIKHGKKARIDNPDQLPEQAIRYCLEEASKHEKRKISLGDIDSIGFSFNPQKRLDFHLHHVHPYTITNDFGEAKAEELFCEKAMSVEMKLRKQGFRGEFFFLDHHDCHAASTFFVSPFGTAAIMVIDGIGEYESTTLYHGRNNSMKKILSIDYPHSLGFLWEKFSTFLGFSEYDACKVMGLAAYGDASIYRNQFAEIVTVDNHGVFTVDDAIMKFRIEDYTEIINLFGLPKRNKPIRQVTEKTKRYADLAAALQEVTETIMIRLAKYLKEETKEKYLCLAGGVALNCAANGKLVEQNLFDDIFIQPAAHDAGTAIGAAYVIWNIILGKSRRYVQESPYLGITHSSDEIKTFLDKKGLTYTSSSEPEKAAALLIAQGNIIAWHQGRMEVGPRALGNRSILADPRQKKVRNILNHKVKFREPFRPFCPSILAEDVKDWFEGNLTNASQYMVVAHHVNEEKRKIIPAVVHEDGTSRIQIVSATINPRFHKLLVAFKKITGVPLVLNTSFNVQEPIISGPEEAVATFLKSDIDFLIIGDYLVPRKENLVPEFRKDISLQQYFEGLR; translated from the coding sequence ATGTTAATTCTCGGCGTCAATGCAGTCTATCATGAATCAGCTGCATGTTTGATCAACAATGGAAAAATAATTGCAGCTATAGAAGAAGAACGGCTTAATAGAATCAAACACGGAAAAAAAGCACGCATAGATAATCCTGACCAATTACCTGAGCAGGCTATTCGGTATTGTCTCGAAGAAGCAAGTAAACACGAAAAGAGAAAAATAAGTCTTGGAGATATAGATTCTATTGGGTTTTCTTTTAATCCTCAAAAGAGACTTGACTTTCATCTTCATCATGTACATCCTTACACCATTACTAATGATTTTGGAGAAGCAAAAGCAGAGGAACTTTTCTGTGAAAAGGCAATGAGTGTTGAAATGAAGCTACGCAAGCAGGGGTTTAGAGGAGAATTTTTTTTTCTTGATCATCACGATTGTCACGCAGCAAGCACTTTTTTTGTTTCTCCCTTTGGCACTGCTGCCATTATGGTCATTGATGGAATTGGTGAATACGAATCAACAACACTCTATCATGGCAGAAATAACAGTATGAAGAAGATCCTGTCAATAGATTACCCTCATTCTTTAGGATTCCTCTGGGAGAAGTTTTCAACGTTTTTAGGATTCAGTGAGTATGACGCATGTAAAGTAATGGGGCTTGCAGCGTATGGTGACGCTTCAATTTATCGAAATCAGTTTGCTGAAATTGTAACTGTTGATAACCATGGCGTTTTTACGGTTGATGATGCAATCATGAAATTCAGAATAGAGGATTATACTGAAATAATAAACCTTTTCGGCTTACCAAAAAGAAATAAACCAATCAGACAAGTTACTGAAAAAACCAAGAGATATGCAGATCTTGCAGCTGCATTGCAGGAGGTTACTGAAACAATAATGATCAGATTAGCAAAATATCTTAAAGAAGAAACAAAAGAAAAATATCTCTGTCTTGCTGGTGGCGTTGCTTTAAATTGTGCAGCAAATGGAAAACTCGTTGAGCAAAATCTTTTTGATGATATTTTTATTCAGCCAGCTGCCCATGATGCAGGAACTGCAATCGGAGCGGCATACGTTATTTGGAACATTATACTCGGTAAATCACGACGGTATGTCCAAGAAAGTCCGTATCTTGGCATTACGCATTCATCTGATGAAATAAAAACTTTCTTGGATAAAAAAGGATTAACCTACACCTCCTCCTCAGAACCAGAAAAAGCTGCTGCTTTGCTTATTGCTCAAGGTAACATTATTGCTTGGCATCAAGGGAGGATGGAAGTAGGCCCTCGAGCTTTGGGAAATAGGAGCATTCTTGCAGATCCACGACAGAAAAAAGTCAGAAACATTCTGAATCACAAAGTAAAATTTAGAGAACCCTTTCGGCCATTTTGTCCTTCGATTTTGGCAGAAGATGTAAAAGATTGGTTTGAGGGAAACCTAACAAATGCTTCTCAATACATGGTAGTAGCACATCATGTCAATGAAGAAAAGAGAAAAATAATTCCAGCAGTAGTTCATGAAGATGGCACGAGTAGGATACAGATTGTTTCTGCAACAATAAATCCGAGATTTCATAAGCTGCTTGTTGCATTTAAAAAAATAACGGGGGTTCCTTTAGTATTGAACACCTCATTTAATGTTCAAGAACCCATTATCTCCGGGCCTGAAGAGGCTGTAGCAACATTTCTCAAGAGTGATATTGACTTTTTGATTATAGGAGATTACCTTGTACCACGAAAAGAAAATCTCGTACCCGAGTTTCGTAAAGATATTTCATTGCAGCAATATTTTGAGGGGTTACGATAA
- a CDS encoding 50S ribosomal protein L11 methyltransferase produces MRNMLTQAQEEQVRKQITAYEQQHQTETIVLPLRGGTLLLDVDPYVANPMIMNSGMQMVNYLCDFLDLVRDKRVTDMGTGSGIVGIAAALLGARKVYMPDIDERAVNNARRNVRSNSLDHICDVFQSDLFQHYGERPLSEVHIFNHPFFAADPVAGKDWTRMMLGGTELLGQYFTQVSTYATHDAHYLLPWLTLAENEDVRDNDPGKRAIEHGYEIIRVVEQTPVSQGIQQALFKIYELRRQRC; encoded by the coding sequence ATGAGAAACATGCTTACTCAAGCACAAGAAGAACAAGTCAGGAAACAAATCACAGCGTATGAACAACAGCATCAGACTGAAACCATCGTTCTCCCTTTGAGGGGTGGTACGTTACTATTAGATGTCGATCCCTATGTTGCCAATCCTATGATTATGAATTCTGGAATGCAGATGGTCAATTATCTCTGCGATTTTCTTGATCTTGTGAGAGATAAAAGAGTCACTGATATGGGAACAGGTTCGGGAATTGTGGGTATAGCCGCTGCTTTACTTGGTGCACGAAAAGTGTACATGCCTGATATTGATGAACGTGCAGTCAACAATGCACGGCGAAATGTGAGATCTAATAGTTTAGATCATATCTGTGATGTTTTTCAAAGTGATCTGTTTCAACATTATGGTGAACGACCTCTATCAGAGGTTCATATCTTCAATCATCCTTTCTTTGCAGCAGATCCTGTTGCGGGGAAGGATTGGACAAGAATGATGTTGGGTGGAACAGAGTTACTTGGACAATACTTTACCCAAGTATCTACATATGCTACTCATGATGCACATTACCTTCTTCCATGGCTAACTCTTGCAGAAAATGAAGATGTACGAGATAACGATCCAGGAAAAAGAGCAATTGAACATGGTTACGAGATTATCCGGGTTGTTGAACAGACACCTGTATCTCAAGGTATACAGCAGGCACTATTCAAGATATATGAATTGCGGAGGCAAAGATGTTAA